GGCGGACTGGGAGCAGACCACCCTGCTGGCCGCCCTGCAACGCATCGCCGCCATGATGGACGCCGAAGACCTGGATGCCGCGCCCCTGCTCTCCATCGGCTCCGTGCGGGCATCGCCCGAGGCCCTGAAGAGCGTCCTCGGGCCAGAGGAGGAGGCGCCCTCCTGATGGCGTGCTCCCCGGGGGAAGCGGCCATCAACCAACCTTCCGGGGCGCGATGCCCCGGGGCGCTATGCCGTACGCCGGCGGGCGGCGCGGCGTTGCAGGCCCAAGAGGCCGAGGCCGGCCACCAGCAGGGCCGGCGTCAGGGGTTCCGGTACCTGGTGAGCGCGGGTCACCTGGAGGTTGTCCCACCACACGCTGTTGTCCGGGGTCGCCATCACCATGGCGCTGGTGATACCGGCGGCCTGCACCGAAAGGGTGGCCCAGGTGGGCCCGCCCGCGGGGTCTGCCACCAGGGTGTCGCCGGCAAACCCGAGGGCCGCGCCGCCGCCGGGGCCGAAGACGTACAGGTACCCCGTGTCCGCGTCGGCGGCGGCATCGGCGAAGTCGATGGATACCCCGTCCACCGCGGTGGAGAACTCGAACACGAAGCTTGCGCCGTTGAGGGACTCCAGGCTGCGGCCGCCGAAGCCCGCCGGCACCCCGCCGCCGCCATCGGCGAAGCGGAAGTCGGTGGCCGTGGGGTCACCCTGGCCGATGGTGACTGTCAGGCCCGCCGCGGTCACGTCATGGGGCGCGGTGTGGGAGGCCACGGCCTGGGATTCGAAATCGAAGCCGATGACGGTGGCCCACGCGCCGCCGGCGAAGCCGGTGAGGGCCAAGAGTACCAGTAATTTAATGCTTCTCATTGCAGGGCATCCCGCGAATAGTTGTTAACTCTCATGGCGATACGCGCCACCCGAAATGATGAAAGAGGAGCGCGTATCGCCATGTTCGTTCCCTCACCCCATCCCTGTACTCCGGGCATCCTGCCCTTCGCCCTGCGGGCCGCGCCAGGGCGCGTTCAAATCCGTTCCCGACGGATTTGTCCCAGAGGGAGAGGGGGAGTTCGTGCTTCGCGACTTTCACGTTAAAGGTCTGGGCCCGCAATTGACGGCGACGCCTCATGAGGCCGAGAAAACCGATGGCCGAGGCCAGCAGCCACACGGAGTTGGGCACGGGCACGGCCCCCACGCCGGCCGTCCGGGTGTTGACCGTGAGGTCGGCGATGCTGAACCCGGCACCCGTCCCGTCGAAACCGGCGAAGGTGAAGGTGCGGGCGAGCCAGCCCCGGGCCTCGAACTCCCCGCTGGCAGCCGCCGAGCCGGCCGTGAAGGCGAAGTCCCCCAGCACATCGCCATCACCGTAGATCCGCACGGCGGCCGGCTGCGCCGCCATGCCGGAGAAGTTGACCCGGGCGAGAGCCACCGGCGCCGCGCCGAAATCGAAGGTCAGGGACTCGCCGTCGCCCACCAGCAGCCCGGCGGCGGGGCCGGCGTTCGACACCCCGAGGAACCCGGTCTGGTACAAAGCGTCGCCGCTGGCCGTCACGGCCAGGGAGAGATCGCCGGAGGTCACCACGAGGGGTTCGCTCATACCCCAGCCCAGCAGATCGAAATCCACCAGGGCGGCGGGGGCCGCCAGGGGAAATACCGCCAGGGCGATGGCCAGGAGCCTGTGCTTGTTGCGGGTGAAGGACATGACGTTTCCTCGGTCTTCATCAGGGGACGTGCACCTGCGCGTCTCTCCGGTAGTTGACTGCAGCCTAGGGGGCTTTATAAGGAAACGCTGTGTCCGCAGTCACACAAAGCGTGAATATGGACACCTAACTTATTGAATGTGTGGCGAGTTGAGCGGTCAGCGTGTGACCCGGTCCACAGCGGGCGTTTCCGTTGCGAGCCCGGAAAGAGCACAAGGGAGGCCGACTACCCGGTCGCGGCCTCGGTGCGGGGAAGCGCGAAGGAGAGCAGGGCCGCCAGCACCAGGAAGGCGCTGGACCCCAGCAGACAGCCCGTCAGGCCCCACTGTTGATAGGCCCAGCCGGACAGCACCGTGCCCAACAGGCGCCCGCCGGCGTTGGCCATGTAATAGAACCCCACGTTCATGGCCACCTTGTCGTGGTCCGAATACGCGAGAATGAGGTAGGAGTGCACCGCCGAGTTCATGGCGAACACCACGCCGAAGACCGCGAGGCCCACCATCAACACCGTCGCCGGCGCCCAGCCGGCCACCAGGGCCGCGGCGATGGCCGCCGGCACCACGGCCAGCAGCCAGGCCAGAGTGCGCGCCGTGGCACCATCGGGACTGCGGGCCCGGTCCCGGCCGCGCAGGAAGCGGGGCGCCGCCGCCTGCACCATGCCGTAGCCGATGATCCACAGGGCCAGGAATCCCCCCACCGCGGAGAAACCCCAGCCCAGGCGGTCGTAGAGGAACACCGGCAGGGCCACCACGAACCACACGTCCCGGGAGCTGAACAGGAAGAACCGCGCCGCCGACAGCCAGTTGATCTCCGCGGTCTTGGAGAACACCCCCGAGAACTTGGGCCGGGCCTTGGTCTTGCCGAGGTGGCGGGGCAGCAGGACCACCATGAACACCAGCACCACCGCCAGGCCCCCCGCCAAGCCGAGGAGGGCACCGCGGAAGCCGATGAGGTCCAGCAACAGGGCACCGAGGAAGTAGCCGGCCCCCTTGAGGGCATTCTTGGAGCCCGTGAGGGCCGCCACCCAGCGGAACAGGCGCGTGTCGGCCCCATCGGCGACCATCAGCCGCACGCTCGCCTTGGCGCTCATCTTGTTGAGGTCCTTGGCGATCCCCGACAGGGCCTGGGCGGTCATGACGTAGGGTACCGTCAGCCACGCATCGGGCACCGTCAGCATGGCCAAGGCGAACACCTGCAGGGCCATGCCCATGTGCATGGTGAGGTTGAGGCCGATGCGCGCCCCCAGCCAGCCCCCGACCAGATTGGTGACCACGCCGAAGAACTCGTAGAACAGGAACAGCATGGCCACCTCGAAGGGGCTGTATCCGAGGTTGTGGAAATACAGCACCACCAGCATGCGGATGGCGCCGTCGGTGACGGTGAAGCCCCAATACCCGGCGGTGACCACCAGGTAGTTGCGCACGTCGACGGCCGGGGTCACAGCGCCATGGCCACCTTGCGCGCCAGTTCCATCATGCGGTTCACGTAGCCCCACTCGTTGTCATACCACGCCAGGATTTTGAGCTGGGTGCCATCCACCACCATGGTGCTGGGGGCGTCCACCACGGCGGAGCGGGGGTCGTTGGTGTAGTCCACGGACACCAGAGGGCGTTCCTCGTAGCCCAGGATACCGGCCAGCTCTCCCGCCGCCGCGGCCTCGAAGTGGGCATTCACTTCGTCGCGCTCCACCGGTCGCTCCATCTCGAGCACCAGATCCGTCAGGGAGGCGTTGAGCAGGGGCACGCGCACGGCGAGTCCGTTCAAACGTCCTTTAAGCTCAGGAAATATCTCGGTAATGGCCTTGGCGGACCCCGTTGTGGTGGGGATCAGGGACTGGCCGCAGGCGCGGGCGCGGCGCAGGTCCTTGTGACCGCGATCCACGATGGTCTGGGTGTTGGTGATGTCGTGGATGGTGGTCATGGTGCCGTGGCGGATCCCCACCTGCTCCTGCATGACCTTGATGACGGGGGCCAGGCAGTTGGTGGTGCAGGAGGCGGCCGTCAGGAGGTCGTGAACCCGGGGGTCGTAGAGGTGATCGTTGACCCCGTAGACCACGTTCAGGGCCCCCGCCACCGGGGCAGCCACCACCACCTTCTTCACCCCTTGCTCGAAGTAGGGCTGCAGGGCCTCCACGGTGCGAAAGCGCCCCGTGGCCTCCACCACGATGTCGCAGTCCGACCAGTCGGTGGCGGCGACGGCCGCGTTGCCGGTGTAGACGAGGCCCTGGCCGTCCACCGTCAGCCCCTGGTCGTCTCCGCGGCATTCACGATCCCAGCGCCCGTGGACCGAATCGAACACCAGCAGGTGGGCGGAACCGGCGGCGTCCGTCGCCGTCTCGTTGACCCGCACGAAGCGCAGGCCCTCCATGCCCCAGGCCGCTCGCAGGGCGAGGCGTCCCATGCGGCCGAAGCCGTTGATGCCCACCTTTGCCATAGAAATAACCTCCGTCGATCATGATCCGGCTGCGTGGACACAATATGTGCATATCCGTATTTCAGGCACATGACAGGCCGAGCGGTGGTCGCCACCCGACGACACGACAAGGCTTCGACGGACGCCCGTTTTCCGCTACCCTACGGTCCCCCCAACGGAATCCACTCGCCTGCCCCCGTGATCCTGGAACCCCTCGTCCCCGGCGACGACTCAGAACTACCCACGGTCACCGGCCCCGCCATCGAGGTGCGGGACCTGGTGACCCACTACGGGCCGCGACAGGTGCTCAAAGGGGTGGGCCTGACGGTGGAGCCCGGCGAGATCCGGGTCATCATGGGGGGCTCCGGCTCCGGCAAGTCCACCCTGCTGCGCTCCATCCTGGGCCTGCTCCGGCCTACCGCCGGCACCATCCGCATCCTCGGCGAGGAGATCTTCCCGCCACGCCGCGGGGCCCTGGAGACGGTGCGCAGACACATGGGTGTGGCCTTTCAAGGGGGCGCCCTGCTCAGCTCCCTGTCGGTGGGGGACAACATCAGCCTGCCCCTGCGCCGCCATACCCGGCTGGATGCGCGGACCATCCGCGTGATGACCCGCATCAAGCTGGAGATGGTGAACCTGGCGGGCTTCGAGGACCTCATGCCGGCCGAACTCTCGGGAGGCATGGTGAAGCGCGCGGCCCTGGCCCGGGCGGTGATCATGGACCCCAAACTGCTGTTCTTCGACGAACCCTCGGCCGGCCTCGACCCCGTGACCTCGGCCGAACTGGACGAACTCATCCTGCGCCTGCGCCGGGCCATGGGCATGACCATCGTGGTGGTGACCCACGAGCTGGAAAGCGCCTTCAAGATCGCCGACCGCATCTCGGTGCTGGGCCATGGCGAGGTCCTGGAGGAGGGCACCGTGGAGGCCATACGGGCCAGCGACAACGCGGAGATCCAGAATATGCTGAACCGCAAGCCCCGGGACGAGGCACCCGACCCGGAAGATTACCTCGACCGCCTCACGGGGGGTCTCTAGGGTGGCGCCGGTGAGGCCTCACATAACCAGTCCGGCCGGCCATCCCCCTGGCGGAGAACACTAGCCCATGCGTCGTTTCATCGACAGACTGGGGGACGACACCCTCTACTACGGCTCGCAGGCCGGCCTCATGTTCCGCGTACTGACGGGCGCCCTCACCAGCCTCGCGCGCCCGCCCTACGACCTGCCCGCCATCCTGCGCCAGGTCCATTTCATCGGTGCCCGCTCCCTGCTGGTGATCCTGGTGTCCGGCTTCTTCACCGGCATGGTGCTGTCCCTGCAGTTCTACAACACCCTGGAGCGCTTCGGCACCGTCGACCTCCTGGGCTCGGCGGTGGCCCTCGCCCTGCTCCGCGAGCTGGGACCGGTGATGGCCGCCCTGATGGTGATCGCCCGCGCCGGCTCCGCCATGACCGCCGAGATCGGCATCATGCGCACCAGCGAGCAGATCGACGCCATCGAGTGCATGGCCATCAACCCCCTCCAGTACCTCATCGGCCCCAAGATCATCGCCACTATCATCTCCCTGCCCGTCCTCACCCACATCTTCGACGTCATCGGCATCGTGGGCGGCTGGCTGGTGGCGGTGGTGCTCTTCGGCATGAGCCAGGGCGCCTATTTCGAAGGCATGTACGACGGCACCGAGTGGGCCGACGTCCACATGGGGCTGGTGAAGTCCGTGGTGTTCGGCCTGCTCATCGGCTGGATCGCCACCAGCAAGGGCTACCTGCTGCACACCGACCGCAGCGGTGCCTACGGCGCGGAGGGCGTGAGCCGCACCACCACCAATGCCGTGGTGCTGTCGGCCATCGCCATCCTGTTCGCCGACTACCTCATCGGGGCCCTATTGCTTTAGGCCATATTAACGTGAAAGTCGCGAAGCACGAACTCCCCCTCTCCCTCTGGGACAAATCCGTCGGGAACGGATTTGAACGCGCCTCGGCGCGGCCCGCAGGGCGAAGGGCAGGATGCCCGGAGTACAGGGATGGGGTGAGGGAACGAACATGGCGATACGCGCTCCTCTTTCATCATCTTGGGCGGCGCGTAGCGCCATGAGAGTTAAGCCGATGCCGGGGCACCCGGCGTTTCATTCTGGAGAACTGAACACCATGACCAGATTCAACACGGAAACGGTGGTGGGGCTTTTCCTGCTCGCCGGCATCGCCGCCTTCGCCTGGCTCACCATCGCCCTGGGGGACGTGGACGTCCTCGACGACCGGAGCTATACCGTCAAGGCGCGCTTCACCTCGGTGTCCGGGCTCAAGGAGGGATCGCCGGTGGAGATCGCCGGCGTACCCGTGGGCAAGGTGCAGGCCATCGACTTCGACCCCGGCCGCTACGAGGCCGTGGTGTCCCTGCGCATCCCCAACCATATCGAACTCCAGGACGACGCCATCGCCTCGGTGCGCAGCACCGGCATCATCGGCAGCAAGTTCGTCAAGATTACGCCCGGCGGGTCGCCGGACATCCTCGCACCCGGCGACGAGATCGTCGAGACCGAGGCCTCCGTCAGCCTCGAGGAACTCATCAGCAAATACATCTTCGAAACCAAGTAATCCACCACCGCCTCCCCCCATCCACCTACCACTACGGAAGACCGCCATGACAGCCATCACCATCCCCTTCATCCGTCGTCTCGGCCTCGCCGCCCTCCTGCTCCTCGGCAGCGGCCCGACGTGGGCCAGCGACGGGCCCCGGGAGGTCATCCGCTCCACCGTCGACGCCGTCATCGAGGTGCTCGCCGACGACTCCCTGGAGCGTGACCAGCGCATCGACAGGATCCGCCGCCTCATGCATGAGCGCTTCGATTTCCTCACCATGTCGCGCAGCGTGCTGGCCCGTAACTGGCGTGATGCCTCCCCGGCCCAGCAGGAACGTTTCACTGAGCTGTTCCCGGAACTGTTACTGCATACCTACATGGCGGGCCTGGAGGGTTATACGAACGAAGTGGTGGAGATCGAGGATACCCGCATGAAAGGCCAGGCCAAGGCCTCCGTGGCCACGAAGATCCTCTCGGGCGACAAGGCCATCCCCGTCTCCTATCGTCTGCGGGAGAACGATAGTGAATGGCAGATCTACGATGTCACCGTGGAGGGCGTGAGCCTGGTGAACAACTACCGGGGCTCCTTCGGCAGCATCGTCAGCAACGACGGCATGGACGGGCTGCTGAAGACCCTGGCCACCAAGGTGGAGGAACTGCGGCGACCCCCGGAGGGCTGAACGCCCGCTCCTTGCCATTCTCCCCGGGAATGGGGGTTACCGTAACGCTAAACCCGGAACGCGACACGGTCATCGACCCCGCCCATTCCTTGGGCACGAATGTAGGTCGGGATTCATCCCGACATTCAAACCGATTCGCCGAGGGGGCCTCCGGGGGCTCAACGCCTAAACCGGGCGCGGCGGGTGCCGCTATGGGGTGTATCCATCCATAGGAACCAGGCTCCCAAGGAGATATCGAGCCATGATCTTGCCGCGAATCACCAAGACCCTCTTTCTCGATCTGGCCATCTGGATGGTCGGCTTCGGGCTGCTCATCGGGGCCACCTTTCCCCTGTTCGCCCTGATGCTGGGGATCCGCCCGGAGCACGCCCTCAATCTCCGCTTCTACCTCGCGACCCTGGGTGCGGGGCTCGCCGCCGGCGGACTCAATTTCCTGCTCGCCCGCCTCGTGGTGAGGCCGCGCCTGGGTCTGCTGGGCCAGCGCATGCATGTGGTGGCGGACGCCATCCGCCAAGGCACCTACGACGACGACCAGCAGGCCTGCACCGTGGACCAATGCCTGGTGGATATGGACTCCACGGACGAACTCGGGGAGGCGGCCGGGGCCTTCAACGGCCTGGTGAGGGCCATCTTCCGCTCCTACGAGGTGGAGTCGGCGGTCAGCGACTTCTCGCGGGTGCTGTCCAGCGAGCTGGACGTGCAACCCCTGGCCACCCTGGCGCTGGACCAGCTCATGGGCCACACCGGGGCCGGGGCCGGCGCCGTGCTCGTCAACCAGGGCGGCGCGCTGACGGTGGTGGCGAGCCACGGCTTGGTGGACACCACCACCCTGGCGGCGAGCGACCACGTCCGCCGCGCCCTGCGCAGCGGCAGGATCGTCACCCTGCACTATCCTCCCGCCCTGAAACTGGAGGCCCTGCTGGCCGAGTTCGCCCCCCTGGAGGCCTACGTCACGCCCATCGACTTCAAGACCACACCCCTCGGCGTGGTGGTGCTGGCCACCGCGCAGCCCTTTTCACCGGATGCCTGCAAGCTCCTGGAACTTTTCCGGCAGAGCTTCGGCGTGGCCCTCAACAATGCCCTCGCCCATCACGACATGAAGCGCCTGGCGGCCCTGGACGCCCTCACCGGGACCTACAACCGGCGCTTCGGCCTGTCCCGCCTGCGGGAGGAGTTCAAGCGGGCGGTGCGCTCCAAGAGCCCCCTGGGAGTGATGATGGCGGACATCGACCACTTCAAGCCGGTCAACGACACCTATGGTCACCTGGTGGGCGACCGTGTGCTGATCTCCGTGACCCAGACCCTGCGCCAGGGCCTGCGGGATGGCGACGTGCTGGTACGCTGGGGCGGCGAGGAGTTCCTGGTCATCCTGCCCGGCGGCTCCATCGACGACTGCCGGCAGGTCGCCGAGCGCATCCGCCAGCGGGTGAAGGAGACCCGCTTCACGGACGAGGACCAGACCTTCCACGTCACCCTGAGCATCGGCGTCGCCTCCTATCCAGAGACCGATGTGGAGGAAGAGCAGCGCCTCGTGGGGCTGGCCGACGATGCCCTCTACGCCGCCAAGCACCAGGGCCGCGACCGCGTGGTGACCGACTCCGGCATCGAGCCCCGCCCAACCCCCTGACGAGGACCAGGCTCCGGAGCCCCGGGCGTGCCTTCAGGCCAGGGATGACCCTCCTCTCGACCTGTCGGCTCGGGGTGGCGGCCGTTGCGCCGGCTCCACGCTACGGGAGGCCGGCCTCCGGACCGGCCGGCTCCGCCGCGCAGGTGGCGCCGGCCCCCAGCCAGAAGTCCAGGCGCTTGCCCAGGAACTCGTGCCAGCCCATGTAGTGGGAACCGTCGCAGGAGAAGTTGAGGCCCACCATGCCGTTGAAGATGTTGAGGGAGCCGGAGCGCAGGTAGATGGTCTCGTCCATGAAGCGCAGGTCGCGAAAGGTATGGAACACCTCCGCCACCTGCTCCAGGGAGAGCACCGCCTCGTCGGGATAGGCGCGCTGAGGATAGGCCAGGCAGATCCCCGGGTCCGTGAGGTCCTCGTAGTCCAGCAGGCGGTAGCGGAAAGGGTCGTCCCGCAACCACAGGGTGGCCCGGGAGCTGGAGAAGTGCAGCTTGCCGTGGAACACGCCGTGGGCCGCCACCAGCTCCGTCACCAGGTCCAGCACCTCGTCGATGCGGGCATCCATGAGGCTCTCCACCCGTTGCTGGTTGAACAAGCCGCCGCGGATGGCCGGGTCGCCCTTGAGCTGCATCCACTGGTCCGGCTGCTGGTAGAGTTCCCGGGTCAGGGGCAGTTCCCGCAGGTCGAAGTCCGCACCCAGAAAGCCCAGCAGGGTGCCGTCCGCCCGCGTCAGGCGCTGCACCGCGGTCAGAGTGGGGCGCCGCCGGTTGCGGCTGATGTAGGCCGACGACATGGAGAACTCGGTGCCGGCCAGGGCCGCGGCCATGTAGGGCCGGGCGCTGCGATCCCGTCCGGCCTGGTCCGGATGGGGGCCTTCCGGGGATACATTGGCCGTTATCTGGTGGGCCCGCTGGTCGAGCACGTAGAGGTATTTGCAGGACGGCAGGGCGGCCAGAGCCTCCGCGAGCAGTCTCTCCAGGGCCTCCCGGTCGCCCCACGCCTCGCCGCAGGGGCCCACCAGCCGCGCCAGGGCCGTGGCCAGGCGCCCCTGGAGCAGCAGGCGCTGGCGGGCCACCGCCGTTTTCGTCGCTTCACTCATAACCTTCTCCCGAGGATGCCGTTGGAACACGCGCCCTGGGGCTGCGGCTGCACCCTCACCATGACCATGCCTCAGGGCCGGCGATGGCGCAACAGCCGGCCCGAGGACGGGGTTGGCCCGCCCCGGGCGCCATGATGCAGGGCGCGCGGCGGCCGTTTAGACTGGGCCCATGGCTGATCTGTTTGTCTACGGCACCCTCATGGACCCGGACATCATGGGCGCCGTGGCCGGACGCTGCCGCCGCCTGGCCGCCGCCACCCTTCCCGGCCATCGCCGGCTGGCGGTGCGGGACGCGCCCTACCCCGGCATCGTGCCGGCCCCGGCCCACAACGTGGAAGGCGTGGTCTACACCGCCATCGGCCCACGGGGCCTGGTGCGTCTCGACCGCTTCGAGGGCGAGATGTATAAGCGGGTGCGGGTACGGGTGACCCTGGCCAACGGCAGCCGCCGCACCACCTTCACCTACGTCATCAAGAGGGCCTTCCGGGACCGCCTCGAGCCGCGCGCATGGGACCCCGAGGCCTTCCTGGCGCACGACAAGGCGGCATTCCAGAAGCGCTACACGGGTTTCAAACGGACGTGACCCAGGGCGCCGCCCACCGCAGGGGGTCAGTAACGCGGTGACTCGAAGGCTCGCTGCTCCTCGCCCTCCACGATGGGCTTGACGAAGATCTCCACCCGCCGGTTCAACTGGCGGCCGGCCTCGGTATCGTTGGTGGCCCGCGGCTCACGCTCCCCCCGGCCCTCGGTGCGCAGGCGGGCCGCGGGCACGCCGGTGGCGACAAGGTAATCCGCCACGCTCTCGGCGCGGCGCTCCGACAGGCGCTGGTTATAGTCGTCCCGACCGACACTGTCGGTGTGGCCCACCACGTGCACGACGGTGCGCTCGTACTTGTCGATGACCCGGGCCAGCTTGTCCAGGGAGGGCCGGAAGGCGGGTTTGATGGTGGCGCGATCGAAATCGAAGGAGACCTCGGAATCCAGGGTCAGCTTCAGGGTATCGTCGCGCAGTCGCTCGACCTCCATCTCATGGGCCGCCCGCTCCTCGGCCAGGGCCGCCTCGAAGTCCTGTTGCTGGTTGTCCATGTAGTTGCCCACGGCGCCGCCGGCCAGGGCCCCCGCCGCGGCACCCACCCAGCGCCCGGCGGAGTCGTCCAGCTGGTGGCCGAGCACCGCCCCCGCCACGGCGCCGGTGGCGGCGCCTATCTTGGCACGACGGTTGGGATCATCGGTTGCACAGCCAGTGGCAACGGTGAGGGTCAGGGCGATAAGCATCGCCGCAAGCGGTCGGATATGGGTCATGGGCATCGTCATGGTTGCTGAACACGCTCCTAAGGTAACAAATCAAGCCGCCGCCTGCTCCTCCTCAAGGCGCCGCTGCAGCGCCTTGGGCGAGGCCGTATGGCGGGCCAGCAGAACGTAGGCCACGGGCACGATGAACAGGGTGAAGAGGGTCGCCGCCAGGGCGCCGTAGAGGATCACCGTGCCGATGACCGTGCGCGCCTCCTGGCCGGCACCGGAGGACAGCAGCAGGGGCAGGGAGCCCGCCGCGGTGGTGATGCCGGTCATGACGATGGGGCGGAAGCGCACCCGGCAGGCCTCCGCCAGGGCGGCGTGGAACTCGATGCCGTCGTCCCGCAACTGGTTGGCGAACTCGACGATGAGGATGCCGTTCTTGGCCGCCAGGCCCACCAGCATGATGAGACCGATCTGGCTATAGAGGTTCAGGGTCTGGCCGCTCAGATACAGCCCCAGCAGGGCCCCGGCCATGGCCAGGGGCACCGTGAGCATGATCACCAGGGGATGGAGCCAGCTCTCGAACTGGGCCGCCAGCACCAGGAACACCACCGCCGCCCCCAGCA
The Gammaproteobacteria bacterium DNA segment above includes these coding regions:
- a CDS encoding OmpA family protein → MTMPMTHIRPLAAMLIALTLTVATGCATDDPNRRAKIGAATGAVAGAVLGHQLDDSAGRWVGAAAGALAGGAVGNYMDNQQQDFEAALAEERAAHEMEVERLRDDTLKLTLDSEVSFDFDRATIKPAFRPSLDKLARVIDKYERTVVHVVGHTDSVGRDDYNQRLSERRAESVADYLVATGVPAARLRTEGRGEREPRATNDTEAGRQLNRRVEIFVKPIVEGEEQRAFESPRY